The following are encoded in a window of Trichocoleus desertorum ATA4-8-CV12 genomic DNA:
- a CDS encoding transposase, translating into MMMLFLVLQGTQVVTSGQHRLVDAYWSRGMSYLKLGWNWICLALTRQWKLSLFQFLSSAPDPQPAIASQRQRDRLLNREFTVLSRIPAS; encoded by the coding sequence CTGATGATGCTGTTTCTGGTGCTGCAAGGCACTCAGGTGGTGACATCAGGCCAGCATCGTTTAGTCGACGCTTACTGGAGTCGGGGCATGAGTTACCTCAAGTTAGGCTGGAATTGGATTTGTCTAGCTCTCACTCGACAGTGGAAACTCTCTCTTTTTCAGTTTCTATCGAGTGCGCCCGACCCGCAACCTGCGATCGCTTCTCAACGACAACGTGATCGCCTCTTAAATCGTGAATTTACCGTTCTTAGCCGCATTCCAGCTTCTTAG
- a CDS encoding AIPR family protein encodes MAKNIRQSLGGTEVNSQIKQTAATAPENFWYFNNGITLVAEEAAKAPAGAASRSSGIFSFKGASIVNGAQTVSSLSKVDDDASLGKVRVSIRVILLKTAPAGFGAA; translated from the coding sequence TTGGCTAAGAATATTCGACAGTCTCTAGGTGGCACTGAAGTTAACAGCCAAATCAAACAGACCGCAGCAACTGCTCCTGAAAACTTTTGGTACTTCAACAACGGTATTACCTTGGTAGCTGAGGAGGCTGCCAAAGCACCTGCAGGAGCAGCGTCACGTTCTTCTGGAATATTTAGTTTTAAGGGCGCTTCTATTGTAAACGGTGCTCAGACAGTGAGTTCGTTGTCCAAAGTTGACGATGATGCAAGTCTTGGAAAGGTTCGTGTTTCAATTCGTGTGATTCTATTGAAAACTGCACCTGCTGGCTTTGGAGCTGCTTGA
- a CDS encoding ATP-binding protein — MSLAGKRSSQGDEYQLRVALHWLIRLLEDDSIRGIQVNSTGIPEMNFQVTVDDIVILFEEERACFIQAKKNQSDHEAWRFSDKTLQKELQKACKQLELSQNSEVKFYSRSPFGEVKSLVEACKNFPDYFAFTHNAPKNQLEALKHLSKIFERSEEVAFSLAQRLGFGPTNEFEDWDQQNQSALDRILPRAELAMPLLERYLVSHETNLRDSRHLITREDILAELNRHGLSLAPKLSEAEICRTFELASNIGRHWPRTIDNKSIVRTELSKVIELIEQGSRVILLSDRPGSGKTCVLLDLADYIERPSCSWSLLFIKGDQFTDVDNEQDLSVRGLPTDIVGQCARLASYRKVVVIIDSLDVLSLSRQHSALKVFLGLVDRLEKVDGVTVIAGCRSFDLQYDPLLRGRSWQHTVYLQPLDFDAVVKSFLVSWGINPDSINLELKRLLSSPQNLKMYEKLAKLGRALNPSSTYELYDSFVEEVVVQNPNLGNGAMTALQDMAKYFVKHRSQSCHKETFRCSEDVVRRLISQEVLWSPVPGTLSFSHQTLIDCLVVRATLAERKTLAQFILEYPQLPFIRPVVRAFFFFLRTHEPSKFRHQVWEVLSHTEVAYHVKRLICQSLAEIEPGAEDWRLLRRIFQSYPDLFRRLFASVHGNAWFQILQKYWLPEVKALQEREGWLRQFCWQLGAWANQYPTEVIKLWQEAIVCQWIDNQHIVEIICHGLDKFNAWSTQDIQSLLESLVQYSNSDRSSLLGKSLSQWVEATNSGDDLLWRYITKDIFSEHEGRLDLRNKLRCTPHTFYTENFLAERLVTSEKLLTLALVSLEDWSNNRFMDCDEGSLKNEFLRDTSWIYKHSRQDIHSGDNLKVLFSALEEALKQRSRQNDVWWQANELSLRGSQEAGIRYLLIQAYKENLEENIFGIEAQLQDRVLLNESDLSYELGKLMQMAYPYISESVQTTNQELVSALRTENIAMYSLQYQNESNDVVVWASRKAYNLLSLIPSIFRTSTTQAFIDIWQNRLGYTQPSPTIQSSGGLVMPPFSPQDLLRLSDQALLRLLQYYEQYPMRDPFDRDLVGGFSEVRSVVREACSLEPIRFLSLFPWFIEKNLCQEHIHALIEGIAVHLRYRFSNLSPSKPWEPMEPLPEGGMLASALLCLLERYRIIWKDLKVVSSALEACCVVLENSISAERLTLLLFWLRAKFPSDRQTSNDSRDLRSTAINSPCGVAAESAMILCNKLLEQEQELPELLPSLLHHLARDPAIYVRIPVLERLPFLIYKHPSLGWKLLAAVFQEPQPRLWEYAELCFYYQYRENFNLVEPYLNRLLNEGVEEAGSVWGRLATLASLARYISQERLFSTLRTTNADAWKGAAQVFKSNLDERQHTTACHTGLINILQQANMSDLVLQEVEECFGKESNREAIQHELVVAFLNALPVLVERRDIHDFLEWLSYKAYRNPLSTLEFLETLLKKLEEGNKALLNEGMN; from the coding sequence ATGAGTCTTGCAGGGAAACGTTCTAGCCAAGGTGATGAATATCAACTAAGAGTCGCTTTGCATTGGCTTATCCGCCTTCTAGAAGATGATTCTATTCGGGGCATTCAAGTCAATTCGACTGGAATACCAGAAATGAATTTTCAGGTTACTGTTGATGACATAGTTATTTTATTTGAGGAAGAGCGAGCATGTTTTATCCAAGCAAAAAAGAATCAATCTGATCATGAAGCTTGGAGATTTTCAGACAAAACTTTGCAAAAAGAGTTGCAAAAAGCTTGTAAACAGTTAGAGCTCAGCCAGAATTCGGAAGTTAAATTTTATTCTCGATCCCCGTTTGGGGAAGTTAAAAGTTTAGTAGAAGCTTGCAAAAATTTTCCTGACTATTTTGCCTTTACGCATAATGCACCAAAGAACCAGCTTGAAGCTCTAAAGCACTTATCGAAAATCTTTGAGCGTTCGGAGGAAGTAGCTTTTAGTCTAGCTCAAAGATTAGGCTTTGGCCCAACTAATGAGTTTGAGGATTGGGATCAGCAAAATCAGTCAGCTCTGGATCGAATTTTACCCAGAGCTGAGCTTGCTATGCCTTTATTAGAGCGTTATCTAGTAAGCCACGAGACCAATCTCAGGGATTCAAGGCACTTAATTACCCGTGAAGATATATTAGCTGAACTAAATAGACATGGCTTGAGTCTAGCACCCAAGCTGAGCGAAGCAGAGATTTGTAGAACTTTTGAATTAGCTTCAAATATTGGCCGGCATTGGCCACGTACAATCGACAACAAGTCTATTGTCCGAACTGAGTTATCCAAAGTTATTGAGCTTATTGAACAAGGGAGTCGAGTAATCTTACTATCTGATCGTCCTGGTAGTGGTAAAACCTGTGTTTTGTTGGATCTGGCAGATTATATTGAACGACCGTCTTGCTCTTGGAGCTTATTATTTATTAAAGGTGATCAGTTTACTGATGTAGATAATGAGCAAGATCTTAGTGTAAGAGGTTTGCCAACTGATATTGTAGGCCAATGCGCCCGCTTAGCAAGTTACCGCAAAGTCGTTGTCATTATCGATTCCCTTGATGTTTTATCTTTAAGCCGACAACACAGTGCCCTTAAGGTTTTCTTAGGGCTTGTTGATCGTTTGGAAAAAGTTGATGGAGTAACAGTAATTGCTGGTTGCCGCAGTTTTGATTTGCAATATGATCCTTTGCTTAGAGGGCGTTCATGGCAACACACAGTTTACTTGCAACCACTTGATTTTGATGCTGTAGTCAAAAGCTTTTTAGTTAGTTGGGGAATTAATCCTGATAGTATTAACCTCGAACTTAAACGATTGCTGAGCTCACCTCAAAATCTAAAGATGTATGAAAAACTAGCAAAGCTTGGTAGAGCGTTAAATCCTTCATCAACTTACGAACTCTATGACAGCTTTGTTGAGGAAGTAGTAGTTCAAAATCCTAATTTAGGTAATGGTGCTATGACTGCATTGCAGGACATGGCAAAATACTTTGTGAAACACAGAAGCCAATCTTGTCATAAAGAAACTTTTCGGTGTAGCGAGGATGTAGTTAGACGGCTAATTAGTCAAGAGGTTCTATGGAGTCCTGTGCCTGGTACTTTGTCATTTAGCCATCAAACTTTAATAGATTGTCTTGTTGTTCGAGCAACTCTGGCGGAGAGAAAAACCTTAGCGCAGTTCATTCTTGAATATCCTCAACTTCCCTTCATTCGGCCAGTAGTCCGGGCTTTTTTCTTCTTTCTACGTACCCATGAACCAAGTAAGTTTAGGCATCAAGTATGGGAAGTTTTATCACATACAGAAGTTGCATATCATGTTAAACGTTTAATCTGTCAGTCTCTTGCTGAAATTGAACCAGGAGCAGAAGATTGGCGGCTATTACGCCGAATCTTTCAAAGCTACCCTGATTTATTTCGTCGGCTGTTTGCAAGTGTACATGGAAATGCCTGGTTCCAAATCCTTCAAAAATACTGGTTGCCGGAGGTCAAAGCCTTGCAGGAGCGAGAAGGCTGGTTGCGACAGTTTTGTTGGCAATTAGGTGCTTGGGCAAATCAATACCCAACTGAAGTAATTAAGCTATGGCAGGAAGCAATTGTATGTCAATGGATAGACAACCAACATATTGTTGAAATCATTTGCCACGGCTTAGACAAATTTAATGCTTGGAGTACCCAGGATATTCAATCACTGCTAGAAAGCTTAGTGCAATACTCCAACAGCGATCGCAGTTCTTTGCTCGGCAAGTCTCTTAGCCAATGGGTGGAAGCTACGAACTCTGGGGATGATTTGCTCTGGAGATATATTACTAAGGACATTTTCTCTGAACATGAGGGGCGCTTGGACCTGCGTAATAAATTGCGTTGTACACCTCACACTTTTTATACAGAAAATTTCTTGGCAGAACGCTTAGTCACGTCCGAGAAGCTTCTAACGCTAGCGCTAGTTAGCCTAGAAGATTGGAGCAATAACCGCTTTATGGACTGCGACGAAGGCAGTCTGAAAAACGAGTTTTTGCGTGATACATCTTGGATATATAAGCACAGCAGGCAAGACATTCATTCTGGAGATAATCTTAAGGTTCTATTCAGTGCCTTAGAGGAAGCGCTGAAACAGCGATCTCGGCAGAATGACGTTTGGTGGCAGGCAAACGAGCTAAGCCTACGCGGCAGTCAAGAAGCTGGCATTCGTTACCTCTTAATTCAAGCTTACAAAGAAAATCTTGAAGAAAATATATTTGGGATAGAGGCTCAACTCCAAGATCGAGTACTCCTTAACGAGAGCGATCTTAGTTATGAATTAGGGAAGTTAATGCAGATGGCCTACCCCTATATCTCTGAATCAGTGCAAACAACTAACCAAGAGCTTGTTTCAGCATTACGGACTGAAAATATAGCCATGTATTCTCTTCAATATCAAAATGAGAGCAATGACGTGGTAGTTTGGGCTTCTCGCAAGGCATACAACCTTCTCTCCTTAATTCCCTCAATATTTCGAACATCGACAACCCAAGCTTTTATTGACATTTGGCAAAATCGTTTGGGCTATACCCAACCTTCACCAACGATTCAAAGTTCTGGTGGTTTGGTAATGCCGCCATTCTCCCCTCAAGACTTACTCAGGCTTTCGGATCAAGCTCTTTTGCGCTTATTGCAATACTACGAGCAATACCCAATGCGAGACCCGTTTGATCGAGACTTAGTGGGTGGGTTTAGTGAGGTAAGAAGTGTTGTACGTGAAGCCTGTTCACTTGAACCTATACGCTTTTTAAGCTTATTTCCTTGGTTTATAGAGAAAAATTTGTGTCAGGAGCACATACACGCTCTTATTGAAGGTATTGCAGTTCATCTACGCTACCGATTCAGCAATCTTAGTCCAAGCAAGCCGTGGGAACCCATGGAGCCATTACCTGAAGGAGGTATGCTTGCATCTGCTTTGCTTTGCTTACTAGAGCGATATCGCATCATCTGGAAAGATCTTAAAGTAGTTAGTTCAGCCCTAGAAGCTTGCTGCGTTGTTCTAGAAAATTCGATCTCAGCTGAGCGCCTAACGTTATTGCTCTTTTGGCTTCGTGCTAAATTTCCTAGCGATAGGCAGACTAGTAACGATAGCCGAGATCTCCGCTCCACTGCTATCAACTCACCTTGTGGTGTTGCAGCTGAGAGTGCAATGATCCTTTGTAATAAGCTTTTAGAGCAAGAACAGGAACTGCCTGAGTTACTACCATCTCTTCTGCACCATCTTGCTCGTGATCCGGCAATCTACGTGCGGATTCCTGTTCTCGAACGGCTTCCTTTTCTTATATATAAACACCCCAGTCTTGGATGGAAATTGCTAGCTGCTGTCTTTCAAGAGCCACAACCTCGTCTTTGGGAGTATGCAGAGCTTTGTTTCTACTATCAGTATCGGGAAAATTTCAATCTAGTTGAACCATATTTGAACCGTCTTCTAAATGAGGGCGTTGAAGAAGCTGGCAGTGTTTGGGGTCGTCTTGCAACATTAGCTAGTTTGGCGAGATACATTAGTCAAGAACGGCTCTTTAGCACTTTGAGAACAACTAATGCTGATGCTTGGAAAGGAGCTGCCCAAGTCTTTAAATCTAATTTGGACGAACGGCAACATACAACAGCTTGTCATACCGGACTAATTAATATCTTACAACAAGCTAATATGTCGGACTTGGTTCTTCAAGAAGTTGAGGAATGCTTTGGCAAGGAGAGTAATAGGGAAGCTATTCAGCACGAACTGGTCGTTGCATTTCTTAATGCTTTGCCAGTTCTTGTAGAGAGACGCGATATTCATGATTTTCTTGAATGGTTAAGTTATAAAGCGTACCGAAATCCATTGTCCACGCTAGAGTTTCTGGAGACATTGCTTAAAAAACTAGAGGAAGGAAACAAGGCATTGCTGAATGAAGGTATGAACTAA